CTGGGGACGCGGGCCCGGAATCGGGGCAGAGGCGACGGTCGGGGCGACCACCAGAGGATTCATGCGGCGGGATACGATGGGTGCTCAGAGGAGAACGACGGTGAACTGCCCAAGGCCTCTTGCACGATGCGTCTTGTGGCTCGGCACACGTTGTGGCTCGGCACACGGCATCGGGCGCACGGAGGCCCGCAGACCGAAAGAGCATGGAAGTGAGCGGACTGGAGATCTACCCCTTCTTCACGATCGACCAGGCGTGGCCCAATTGGCTGATCTTCACGCTCCTGGCCGTCGACCTGATCATCCGCATCGTCGCTCTGGGCTGGATTCCGCACAACCGCAGGCCATCGGTCGCTCTCGGGTGGCTGCTCGCGATCTTCCTCATCCCCTATGTCGGGATCCTCGCGTTCCTGCTGCTCGGCTCCTCGAAGCTGCCCAAGAGTCGGCGGGACAAGCAGATGCTCGTCAACGACATCTTTCGTGGCCAGACGAACGATCAGGCGATCATCGGCGACTCCGCCCACATGCCCGAACCGCTGAGCACGGCCGCGCATCTGAACTTCGATCTGGGCGCACTGCCGATGACGCACGGCAACTCCTTCGAGCTGCAGACGGACAATCATGCCTGCATGGACGCGATGGCCGACCATGTCGACGCGGCGACGACGTTCGTCCACTTCGAGTTCTACATCGTCGCCATCGATGACACGACGAGGCGGCTCTTCGAATCGCTGCTGAGCGCACACGAGCGCGGGGTGCATGTGCGGATCCTCATCGATCATCTCGGGTCTTTGGGCTATCCCGGGTACTCGGAGCTGGTCAAGCGGCTCGACGCCTCCGGTGTGGAATGGCGCAGGGCCCTGCCGATCCGACCGTGGAAGGGCGAGTACCAGCGGCCCGACCTGCGCAACCATCGGAAGATCCTCATCGTCGATGGTGACGTCGCGTTCACCGGGTCGCAGAACATCATCGACCGGTCCTACAACAAGCGACGCAACCGGCGGAAGGGCTTCCAATGGATGGATCTGTCGCTGAAGTGCACCGGTCCGGTCGTCGATGAGCTCGACGCCGTGTTCGTCACTGATTGGTACTCGGAGACCGGAGAGTTCTTCGACGAACCCGCGCAGGGCGATCTGCCCGCACCGCAGAACGGAGGGATCCAGGCGCAGGTGGTGCCCTCGGGTCCGGGGTTCGAGGACGAGAACAATCTGCGCCTGTTCAACCACCTGATCTACAACGCGAACCGCAGCGTCGTCGTCTGCTCACCGTACTTCGTGCCCGATGAGTCGCTCATGCACGCCCTCACGACCGAGGCACGCTCCGGCGTCGATGTTCGCCTGTATGTGGGAGAGACCAGCGACCATTGGATCACGCAGCGAGCCCAGCAGTCCTATTACGCCGACCTGGTGCGAGCCGGGGTCCGGATCTTTCTGTACCACGCCCCGACCGTGCTGCATTCGAAGTTCCTCATGATCGATGACGAGGTCTCGATCATCGGATCCTCGAATATGGACGAACGGTCCTTCGCGATGAATATGGAGGTCACCATGTTCATCGTCGACCAGGAATTCACGCAGCGGATGTACGACCTCGAAGCGGAGAGGTACACACCGAATTCCGTCGAGCTCGACGCCGAACGGTGGAACGATCGGTCCCTGCTGAACAAGTACGTGGAGAACGTCGCCCGGCTCACGAGCTCACTGCTCTAGGGGTGCCGACGGCAGCGCTCCCGCACAGACAACGCTCTGCACAGGCAGTCCTCCCGCACAGACAATGCTCCCGCACACTGGATCAGTGTGCGGGAGCGTACGGTTCGATGCATGCGACCGCAGGCCGGTCAAAGGCGACATGCCTGAGCGACTCGGGCGACCCGGTGGCTCGGTGACTCAGTTGACCAGGTGACTCGGGCGACCGGGCGGTTCAGGTGTCTTGGGAGAGTCCGGCCGGGCCTTCGTCGTCGATGTCGCGCTCGGGGTCGGCGATGACATCGTCTTCGACCTCTGGAGCATCGGTGGCTTTGTTGCCTGCCGCATTCGCGCCGGCTGCGCCCGCACCTGCGGCACCGGTTCCGGCCGCACCGGTTCCGGTGGCGGCGTTGACCTTGTCGGCTGCAGTCTGGACGGCATCGGCGACTGCCGGTGACTTGTCGCGAATCGACTGGTTCGCCTTCTCCACCGTGTCCTGCACACGCGGGTCGGTCCAGAGGTCCTGTGCCTGTGCCTTGAGCTTCTCGTAGCTCTGACGTCCGGTGCGTGATCCGAGTACGTAACCGACTCCCAGACCAGCCAGGAGAATCAAACGCTTCTTCATCTTCCTGCTCTCCTTCTCAGCTTGCCGTGACTGCATTCGACGTGACTGCATTCGACACGTGTGGGTGCACCGACCGACGATGGCCGTCGATCATCCGCATCGGCATTGTGCCGTGGTTCACCACTTTATACTGCCCACGGTTCCCGAGGGAAAGAATGTCCTGGGCGGAATCGTCGAAAAAACACTGCGCAAGCGCCGAGGCGGGGCCAGAGTCGCTCGGTCAGCTCACCGTGGGCTGCTGTTGGGTGATGCAGTGGATGCCGCCGCCGCGGGCATAGAGCTCACGGGCGTCGACGCCGACGACCTTGCGCCCCGGGTACACCTTCTCGAGCACGGCCACCGCCTCGGCGTCCATCGGATCGTCGAAGGTGCAGGCGATGACCCCGTCGTTGGTGACGAGGTGATTGACATAGGAGTAGTCGACCCAGTCCTCGCCGTCTTGCAGCACCTCGGGGGCGGGGATCGCCACGACCTCGAAGGGCAACCCGTCCGCCGTCGTCTCAGCGGTGAACCGGGTCTTGAGCCGCTGGCTGAATTCGAAGTCCGGATGCTCGGGATTGCGCTGATCGTGGATGAGGACGACCCCCGGTGCGGGCATGGCCGCGACGATGTCGACGTGGCCGCGGGTGCCGAAGGTCTGATTGTCGCGGTAGAGGCCATGATCGAGCCAGATGACCTTCTTCGCCCCGATCGTGGCTGCGAACTCCGCCTCGACATCGGCCTCGGTCAGCTCCGGGTTGCGGCCGGGGTCCAGCTGCACGCTGCGTGTGGCCAGCACCGTTCCCTGCCCGTCGACGTGGATCCCTCCGCCTTCGTTGCGCAGCTGGGAGTCGATGATCGGCACGCCGGCTTCGTTCGCGACGAAGCGCCCGATGTGCTGATCGTGATCCCATTTCGCCCATGCCTGCGCGCCCCAGCCGTTGAACACCCAGTCCACCGCGTGCAGGGCGCCCTTGTCGTCGACGACGAAGCTCGGCCCGATGTCGCGCATCCACGCATCGTCGAGTTCTGCATTGATCACCGAGATCGGATGCCGGATCCCCTCGCCGAGGTGGCGGCGGGCATGGTCCGTCTGTTCCGTCGACACCACCACAGTCACCGGGGTGAACTCGCTGGTGGCGCGTGCCACCGCGGCCCACGTGCGACGGGCTGCCTCGGCCTCGGCTTCGGTGTCGCCCAGGGCGTAGCCGGAGGAGGGGAATGCCATCCAGATGCGATCGTGGGCGGCAGTTTCCGCGGGCATGTGGAACGTCATCGTTCATCCCTTCGAGAGGCGGTCGGATTGCTCCGAGTCTAACGAGGATCTCCGTGCGACGGGCAACGGAATCCGTACCTGCCGCTGTGGCGAGGAGGTGGGTCGAGAGGGCCGGCCGAGCGTACCGGTTGAGTCCGTATAGTTGGGCAGGGTAATAGCTGGGCCGGGAATCCGGAGGGGCAGGCAGCCCGGAGCCCGGAAGCCCGGAGAACGGGCCTCGATCGTGCCAAGGGAGGCGGCAAGTGGAACAGCAGGATCTGCAGGAACTGTTCGGTCGGAGTGGGACCGGGCCGTTGGCGGGAGTGGTCGTCGCCGATTTCTCCCGCGTGCTCGCGGGACCGTACGCGACGATGATGCTTGCCGACCTCGGCGCCACGGTGATCAAGGTCGAGGGCAGGACCGGTGACGACACACGGCACTGGGCGCCGCCTCGGCGAGGGGACGATGCGACGTATTTCCTCACCGCGAACCGGAACAAGCATTCCGTGGTCTTCGACTTCAAGGACGATGAGGACCTGGGCCTCGCACAGGAGCTGGCCGGACGGGCCGACGTTCTGGTGGAGAACTTCAAGGCCGGTGGACTGGCGAAGTACGGCCTCGACTACGACACCGTCAAGATTGAGAATCCGGGCATCATCTACGCCTCGGTGACGGGATTCGGCCGCGACAACCCGCAGCCGGGATACGACCTGCTCATCCAGGGACTCTCGGGTTTCATGAGCGTGACCGGCTCTCAGGAATCCGGCCCGGTCAAGGCCGGCGTCGCGGTCGTCGACGTATTCACCGGGCTGCACACCACAGTGGGAATCCTCGCGGCACTGGCCCACCGCAAGGACACCGGTCAGGGGCAGCTGGTGGAGACGAACCTCCTGTCCTCGGCGCTGTCGGGACTGGCGAACCAGACCTCGGCGTATGTGGCCGGCGGCGTCGTCCCACAGGCCATGGGCAACGCCCATCCGAGCCTGTACCCCTACCAGCCGATGCCCACGGCCGAGGGGCAGATCATCGTCGCCGTCGGCAACGACAGCCAGTTCCGGTCCCTGGCGGCGGTGCTGGGCCATCCCGAGTGGGCCGAGGACGAACGATTCGCGAACTTCTCCGATCGCAACGAGAACCGGGCCGAACTCGAACCCGAACTCATCGCCGCCCTGAGTGAGAAGACGAACCAGGAATGGTTCGACATCCTCTCCGCGGCCGGTCTGCCGTGCGCTCCGATCAACTCGATCGCCCAGGGCGTGGACCTGGCGACCTCGCTGGGTCTCGAGCCCGTCGCCGAGGCAGGAGTCGGGGATCGTATCGTCCCGACCGTGGCCAACCCGATCCGCCTGTCCGAGACCCCGGCCAGCTACGACCTTGCGCCGCCGACGCTGGGCGAGGGCACCGACGCCGTCAAGGACTGGCTGAGGAGTGGGCGCTGAGCTGCTGTGCCGGCTTCACCTGCGGGCGTTCCGGCAGAGTGGGTTCGCACAACACGGGCGATGCCCCGGGCTGAAGTTACGGATTCACTGAAGTACCCTAGAGTCTGTATGAAAGCACCCTAGTCACTGGGGAGATCCTGAGCAGTCCACTTCTGGTCAAGGCGGATTTCGCAAGGTGGCATATCCGATTCCAGGACTGAGATGGACGCAGACAAGACTGAGACGACCGCCGCCCGACGCCCGGTCGTCAAACGCACGCTGATGGTCGTGGCCATGCTGATCACAGCGCTGCACCTGTTCGCAAGCTTCTTGTGGATCGCACCGTCATCGACGATGCGGCAGGTGTTTCCGGGCAACCTGCTCTCCGAGTACATGATTCCGCTGTGGGGACAGTCGTGGAGCGTGTTCGCTCCAGAGCCGATCAACGGCGACTACTACTTCGACGTGCGAGCGGTCGTGAAGACCGCCGACGGTGGCGAAGAGGTCACCGACTGGGTGCGAGCAACCGACGTCGAGCTCGGCCATTCGTCCTACAAGCTCTTCCCACCCCGGTCTGCCGGACTGGGCGTCGGAGTCGCCTCCGACATCAAGGGGTCATGGGAGGACCTGCCCAACGATCAGAAGGCGATCGTCAAGCTCGACTACTTCAAGGGCGACGACTCGGTCGACCGACTCACGAACAAACTGGAGGAGTACGACGATCCCGATGGCACCGTGGACGACTACCTGGACAGCGAACACCTGGCCACGGCCTATGCGACTCAGGTGGCCAAGGCGATCTGGGGTGAGGACGTCCAACGCGTCCAATACCAGGCAGCCCGCCAGAACGTGGTGCCGTTCGCACAGCGCAACGATGCCGGTGCCGAACGGCCGAACATCCAACCGGTCCCCGTCGGATGGAGGGCACTCGTGACCGAACCGCACCAGTCCGACGAAGAGTTCGCCGAATACTTCTGTGCCTCGGACAAAGTGAGGTGCGCAGATGAGCAGTGAGAAGACGGAGTCCGCGCAGAATATGACGTCCGAAACCGGTCCGACCACGGATGCGGCTGCCGAGCACTCGGAGTCGGACCGCTCTGCGGAGCATACGGAGCCGGACCGCTCGGGTGCCGAACCCGGTAAGCAGATCCCCGTCGCCTCTCGAGTGCTGGCGAGCATCTCACGAGGCTGGAACTGGCTCGAGGAGATGCTCACCGGTCGCTATCACGCCACCTACGGCCTTGCGGTGACCCGCATCCTCATCGGTCTGACCGGGCTCGGGCTGCTGCTGACGAACTTCAGTGCCAGGCACTACGCCTTCGGTGTGGGCAGCGCCTGGAACGGTGAGATCGCCGAACCTCAGAGCGACTTCCCCAACATCTGGCTGTTCTCCCTCTTCCACCGGGCGGTGACCAACCCGCCGCTGTTCACCGCTATGATCCTCGGACTGGCCGTCCTCGCAGTCCTCATCATCCTGGGCTGGCGCACCCGCATCGTCCTGCCGTTCTACCTCGTGGCGTGGGTGAGCTTCATCGAGCTCAACGACGGCGCCGGTGATCAGGGTGACAACGCCTATCGCATCTTCATGATCGCGCTGCTGTTCGCCGACACCACACGCCGCTGGTCGTTGGACGCCCGCCGACGGAGGAAGAACCCGGACTTCCCCGCCACCGACGGCGGAAGTCTCCGGTGGATCTTCATCATGGCCAATAACCTCGCGATCGTGGTGCTCGCATTCCAGGTCTGTGCGATCTACATGTCGGGCGGTTTGTACAAGGCCGGCGGCAGCGCCTGGCAGCACGGCTTCGCCGTCTACAACCCCCTGCACACCGCGCAGTTCGGAACCTGGCCGGTGCTCTCAGACCTGCTGACCGCGTGGGGGCCGATGGTCGTGGCCGTCTCTTGGGGATCGATCCTGTTCCAGTGTGCATTCCCGTTCATGCTCTTCAATCGGTACACGCGGATCGTGGGGCTGCTGGGCATCCTGTCGTTCCATCTGGGAATCGCGCTGCTCATGGGGCTGCCGTGGTTCTCGCTGACGATGATCGCCGTCGACGCCATCTTCATCCGCGACCGCAGCTTCGAGAAGGTCAACCGACTCGTGAGCCGCTGGTGGACCTCGACCTCCGAAGGCGTGGAGAGGGCGAAGGCCTCGCGCTGAACCTGCGTCGCGTGGCGCAGGCGACTCAGCTCAGGCAGTGGCGCAGGCGACTCAGGTTAGGGAACAGTACACAGGTTGCAACCCGTGTACTGTTCCCTAAGCTGATCACCCCTCAGCCGACGCCCCTCACCGCTTCGGGCGCAGCTCCAGGCCGCTGGCTTCCGGGTCCTCGGGCAGGCCGATGACGACGTCCTCGCCGTCGGCCACGTCGCCGGCCAACAGTGCACGGGCCAGCTTGTCGCCGATCTCACGCTGGACGAGCCTGCGCAGCGGTCTGGCGCCGAATGCCGGATCGTAGCCTTCGAGTGCGAGCCAGTCCTCGGCGGCATCGGTGACCTCGAGCGTGATCCGACGATCGCTGAGGCGTGCTGCCAGGCGCTGGATCTGCAGGTCGACGATGGAGGACAGTTCAGCGGTGCTCAGGGCGTCGAAGAGCACGATGTCGTCGAGGCGGTTGAGGAACTCCGGCTTGAACGTCGAATTCACGACGCCGAGCACCGCATCCTTCTGCTCCTGGACGCTCAGCGACTTGTCGACGAGGAACTGCGAACCCAGGTTCGAGGTGAGGATGAGGATCGTGTTCCGGAAGTCGACCGTGCGACCCTGACCGTCGGTGAGGCGACCGTCGTCGAGGACCTGGAGCAGGATGTCGAAGACACTCGGGTGTGCCTTCTCCACCTCGTCGAGGAGGACGACGGAGTACGGTCGACGGCGCACCGCCTCGGTGAGCTGACCGCCCTCGTCATAGCCGACATAGCCCGGAGGGGCACCCACGAGCCGGGACACGGTGTGCTTCTCCCCGTACTCGCTCATGTCGATGCGGATCAGGGCCTTCTCGTCGTCGAAGAGGAAGTCCGCGAGGGACTTCGCCAGTTCCGTCTTGCCCACACCCGTGGGACCGAGGAACAGGAACGAACCCGTCGGCCGATCCGGATCGGCGATGCCGGCGCGTGAGCGTCGGATCGCATCCGAGACCGCACCCACCGCGTTCTTCTGACCGATGAGACGCTCGCCGAGGACACCCTCGGCGCCCAGCAGCTTCTCGACCTCACCTTGGAGCAGACGACCTGCCGGGATGCCGGTCCAGGACGAGACCACCTCGGCGATGTCGTTGCTCGAGACCCGGTCGCTGACCATCGGATCGGTTTCGGTTTCGGCACTCGCCTCCTCCGCCTCGGCGAGGTCGATCTCCTTCTGCACGGCAGGGATCTCCCCGTAGAGCAGACGGGACGCCGTCTCAAGGTCCGTGTCGCGCTGAGCCCTGTCCGCCTGGGACCGCAGCTCGTCGAGCTTCGTCTTGAGCTCGCCGACCCGGTTGAGTCCGGCCCGCTGGGATTCCCAGGTGGCCTCGAGTCCGTGCAGCTCCTCCTCCCGGTCGGCGAGATCGGCACGCAGGGCGCCGAGGCGCTCGATCGAGGCCGTGTCCGTTTCCCTGGACAGCGCCATGTCCTCCATCTTCAGTCGATCCACGGCGCGACGGAGCTCGTCGATCTCGACGGGAGCCGAGTCGATCTCCATGCGCAGGCGGGACGCGGCCTCGTCGACGAGGTCGATGGCCTTGTCCGGCAGCTGGCGGCCGGTGATGTATTGGTTGGACATGGTGGCGGCGGCGATGAGGGCACCGTCGTTGATCGAGACCTTGTGGTGGGCCTCGTAGCGTTCCTTGAGTCCGCGGAGGATCGCAACCGTGTCCTCGACACTGGGCTCACCGACGTAGACCTGCTGGAACCGGCGTTCGAGCGCGGGATCCTTCTCGATGTTCTCGCGGTACTCGTCGAGTGTGGTGGCACCGACGAGGCGGAGTTCACCGCGGGCGAGCATCGGTTTGAGCATGTTGCCCGCATCCATCGCCGAGTCCCCGGTGGCACCGGCGCCGACGACGGTGTGCAGCTCATCGATGAACGTGATGATCTGACCGTCGGCGTTCTTGATCTCTTCGAGAACGGCCTTGAACCGCTCCTCGAATTCGCCCCGGTACTTCGCGCCGGCGACCATCGCGGACAGGTCGAGGCTGATCAGGGTCTTGTCGCGCAGGGATTCGGGCACGTCTCCGGCCACGATCCGCTGGGCCAGACCTTCGACGACTGCGGTCTTGCCGACGCCGGGATCGCCGATGAGGACGGGGTTGTTCTTCGTCCTCCGAGAGAGGACCTGAATGACCCGTCGGATCTCCTTGTCGCGGCCGATGACGGGATCGAGTTCGGCCTCACGGGCGGTGGCGGTGAGGTCGAGGCCGTACTTCTCCAGCGACTGCATCGTGTCCTCGGGGTTCTCCGAAGTGACCTTCTTGCCTCCGCGCAATTCGGGCAATGCCGCCAGCAGCGCATCACGACCGGCGCCGTTGTGGCGCAGGGCTTCGCCCGCTCCGTCCTGCCCGGCCGCGGCCGCGAGCAGCAAGTGCTCCGTCGAGACGAACTGATCGCCGAGGCTCGTCATCTCCTCCTGCGCAAGATTCATC
The Brevibacterium marinum genome window above contains:
- a CDS encoding CoA transferase — translated: MEQQDLQELFGRSGTGPLAGVVVADFSRVLAGPYATMMLADLGATVIKVEGRTGDDTRHWAPPRRGDDATYFLTANRNKHSVVFDFKDDEDLGLAQELAGRADVLVENFKAGGLAKYGLDYDTVKIENPGIIYASVTGFGRDNPQPGYDLLIQGLSGFMSVTGSQESGPVKAGVAVVDVFTGLHTTVGILAALAHRKDTGQGQLVETNLLSSALSGLANQTSAYVAGGVVPQAMGNAHPSLYPYQPMPTAEGQIIVAVGNDSQFRSLAAVLGHPEWAEDERFANFSDRNENRAELEPELIAALSEKTNQEWFDILSAAGLPCAPINSIAQGVDLATSLGLEPVAEAGVGDRIVPTVANPIRLSETPASYDLAPPTLGEGTDAVKDWLRSGR
- a CDS encoding DUF5819 family protein, which encodes MDADKTETTAARRPVVKRTLMVVAMLITALHLFASFLWIAPSSTMRQVFPGNLLSEYMIPLWGQSWSVFAPEPINGDYYFDVRAVVKTADGGEEVTDWVRATDVELGHSSYKLFPPRSAGLGVGVASDIKGSWEDLPNDQKAIVKLDYFKGDDSVDRLTNKLEEYDDPDGTVDDYLDSEHLATAYATQVAKAIWGEDVQRVQYQAARQNVVPFAQRNDAGAERPNIQPVPVGWRALVTEPHQSDEEFAEYFCASDKVRCADEQ
- a CDS encoding agmatine deiminase family protein, whose translation is MPAETAAHDRIWMAFPSSGYALGDTEAEAEAARRTWAAVARATSEFTPVTVVVSTEQTDHARRHLGEGIRHPISVINAELDDAWMRDIGPSFVVDDKGALHAVDWVFNGWGAQAWAKWDHDQHIGRFVANEAGVPIIDSQLRNEGGGIHVDGQGTVLATRSVQLDPGRNPELTEADVEAEFAATIGAKKVIWLDHGLYRDNQTFGTRGHVDIVAAMPAPGVVLIHDQRNPEHPDFEFSQRLKTRFTAETTADGLPFEVVAIPAPEVLQDGEDWVDYSYVNHLVTNDGVIACTFDDPMDAEAVAVLEKVYPGRKVVGVDARELYARGGGIHCITQQQPTVS
- the cls gene encoding cardiolipin synthase, which codes for MEVSGLEIYPFFTIDQAWPNWLIFTLLAVDLIIRIVALGWIPHNRRPSVALGWLLAIFLIPYVGILAFLLLGSSKLPKSRRDKQMLVNDIFRGQTNDQAIIGDSAHMPEPLSTAAHLNFDLGALPMTHGNSFELQTDNHACMDAMADHVDAATTFVHFEFYIVAIDDTTRRLFESLLSAHERGVHVRILIDHLGSLGYPGYSELVKRLDASGVEWRRALPIRPWKGEYQRPDLRNHRKILIVDGDVAFTGSQNIIDRSYNKRRNRRKGFQWMDLSLKCTGPVVDELDAVFVTDWYSETGEFFDEPAQGDLPAPQNGGIQAQVVPSGPGFEDENNLRLFNHLIYNANRSVVVCSPYFVPDESLMHALTTEARSGVDVRLYVGETSDHWITQRAQQSYYADLVRAGVRIFLYHAPTVLHSKFLMIDDEVSIIGSSNMDERSFAMNMEVTMFIVDQEFTQRMYDLEAERYTPNSVELDAERWNDRSLLNKYVENVARLTSSLL
- a CDS encoding HTTM domain-containing protein; the protein is MSSEKTESAQNMTSETGPTTDAAAEHSESDRSAEHTEPDRSGAEPGKQIPVASRVLASISRGWNWLEEMLTGRYHATYGLAVTRILIGLTGLGLLLTNFSARHYAFGVGSAWNGEIAEPQSDFPNIWLFSLFHRAVTNPPLFTAMILGLAVLAVLIILGWRTRIVLPFYLVAWVSFIELNDGAGDQGDNAYRIFMIALLFADTTRRWSLDARRRRKNPDFPATDGGSLRWIFIMANNLAIVVLAFQVCAIYMSGGLYKAGGSAWQHGFAVYNPLHTAQFGTWPVLSDLLTAWGPMVVAVSWGSILFQCAFPFMLFNRYTRIVGLLGILSFHLGIALLMGLPWFSLTMIAVDAIFIRDRSFEKVNRLVSRWWTSTSEGVERAKASR
- a CDS encoding YtxH domain-containing protein; its protein translation is MKKRLILLAGLGVGYVLGSRTGRQSYEKLKAQAQDLWTDPRVQDTVEKANQSIRDKSPAVADAVQTAADKVNAATGTGAAGTGAAGAGAAGANAAGNKATDAPEVEDDVIADPERDIDDEGPAGLSQDT
- the clpB gene encoding ATP-dependent chaperone ClpB; translation: MDAQMTTKSRETLQSAINDVVARKNNQVEPAHLVAALLDQPDSLASNLVTKVGADPRTVLNSVRTTIDAFPTVSGATVSQPGLSRAGLEMMNLAQEEMTSLGDQFVSTEHLLLAAAAGQDGAGEALRHNGAGRDALLAALPELRGGKKVTSENPEDTMQSLEKYGLDLTATAREAELDPVIGRDKEIRRVIQVLSRRTKNNPVLIGDPGVGKTAVVEGLAQRIVAGDVPESLRDKTLISLDLSAMVAGAKYRGEFEERFKAVLEEIKNADGQIITFIDELHTVVGAGATGDSAMDAGNMLKPMLARGELRLVGATTLDEYRENIEKDPALERRFQQVYVGEPSVEDTVAILRGLKERYEAHHKVSINDGALIAAATMSNQYITGRQLPDKAIDLVDEAASRLRMEIDSAPVEIDELRRAVDRLKMEDMALSRETDTASIERLGALRADLADREEELHGLEATWESQRAGLNRVGELKTKLDELRSQADRAQRDTDLETASRLLYGEIPAVQKEIDLAEAEEASAETETDPMVSDRVSSNDIAEVVSSWTGIPAGRLLQGEVEKLLGAEGVLGERLIGQKNAVGAVSDAIRRSRAGIADPDRPTGSFLFLGPTGVGKTELAKSLADFLFDDEKALIRIDMSEYGEKHTVSRLVGAPPGYVGYDEGGQLTEAVRRRPYSVVLLDEVEKAHPSVFDILLQVLDDGRLTDGQGRTVDFRNTILILTSNLGSQFLVDKSLSVQEQKDAVLGVVNSTFKPEFLNRLDDIVLFDALSTAELSSIVDLQIQRLAARLSDRRITLEVTDAAEDWLALEGYDPAFGARPLRRLVQREIGDKLARALLAGDVADGEDVVIGLPEDPEASGLELRPKR